A window from Aquabacterium sp. NJ1 encodes these proteins:
- a CDS encoding HDOD domain-containing protein — protein MAAVSPPTTTAPRYFGRFELRQLLGRSHASGTWLAVDPRLQQEVLLCVPRAQPQNDRERDAWTQEVLSGARLKHPQLADVLEVSSHDGWPFVSYARGQSVTLFERLSSGPSPTPLEVVTMVCDILEGLAYAHEAGVAHQDLALHNLLVDKAGRARVAGLSCCLAPLAPGELSRPPYGRQQMRLAAERDVLMVGLLMYRLLVNSPALDDPDLGHAASRIGTEIVRLPWTTPHPVPETLRAIVNRATDRQHRQRYLNARTLLSALQGWIKTNAEDTGGPLALLLDRLNAVGTLPGRPQTERALIATLSQETLRVDDFVDIIVKNPALCWEMLRSVNVASYRSQTVDDGVTTLSRAIMLLGQQGLRKVAGGVRAWPGALGAQTSLSGEDGQQAIADLDKELRLTCLAGHIARLMAPFSISDEEASITAMSQRLGWLLVLYHFPDEAAQIKRLMQPGPPADEDSTTPTPGMGIEAAASAVLGVNLDDLSISVMKHWGMHERLLHACRPLSRSTPVRTPTTPEDTLRVVASLANEMVQTLSLEPQKSAQSMHQVYVRYARALGLTAKECTLTLEHATRLVDSAALRSAKVVSPA, from the coding sequence ATGGCCGCTGTCTCGCCCCCTACGACCACGGCGCCCCGATATTTCGGGCGGTTCGAGCTGCGGCAGTTGCTCGGGCGCAGCCATGCCTCGGGCACCTGGCTCGCGGTCGATCCGCGCCTGCAGCAGGAGGTCTTGCTGTGCGTGCCCCGTGCACAACCGCAAAACGACAGGGAGCGGGATGCCTGGACGCAGGAAGTGCTGTCCGGCGCCCGGCTGAAGCACCCGCAACTGGCGGATGTGCTGGAGGTGTCATCCCACGATGGCTGGCCCTTTGTGAGCTACGCACGTGGGCAGAGCGTGACCTTGTTCGAACGCCTGTCCTCTGGCCCGTCACCCACGCCGCTGGAAGTGGTGACCATGGTGTGCGACATCCTCGAAGGCCTGGCTTATGCCCACGAAGCCGGCGTGGCACACCAGGATCTGGCCTTGCACAACCTGCTGGTCGACAAGGCTGGCCGCGCCCGTGTCGCAGGCTTGAGTTGCTGCCTCGCACCACTGGCGCCAGGTGAGCTGTCCAGGCCACCCTATGGCCGCCAGCAGATGCGCCTGGCGGCCGAGCGTGATGTGCTCATGGTCGGCTTGCTGATGTACCGCCTGCTGGTCAACAGCCCTGCGCTGGACGACCCGGACCTGGGCCACGCCGCCAGCCGCATCGGCACGGAGATCGTGCGCCTGCCCTGGACGACACCGCACCCGGTGCCCGAGACACTGCGGGCGATCGTCAACCGCGCCACCGACCGGCAGCATCGCCAGCGTTACCTCAACGCCCGCACGCTGCTGAGCGCCTTGCAGGGCTGGATCAAGACCAATGCAGAAGACACCGGCGGCCCCCTGGCTTTGCTGCTGGACCGCCTCAACGCGGTGGGGACGCTGCCAGGCCGCCCTCAGACCGAGCGTGCGCTGATCGCGACCCTGTCGCAGGAAACGCTGCGTGTGGACGATTTCGTCGACATCATCGTCAAGAACCCGGCCTTGTGCTGGGAGATGCTGCGCTCGGTCAATGTGGCCTCTTACCGCAGCCAGACGGTGGACGACGGCGTGACGACCTTGTCTCGCGCGATCATGTTGCTGGGGCAGCAAGGCTTGCGCAAGGTCGCGGGCGGTGTGCGTGCCTGGCCTGGTGCCTTGGGTGCGCAAACCAGCTTGTCAGGCGAGGACGGGCAACAGGCCATCGCCGATCTGGACAAGGAATTGCGGCTGACCTGCCTGGCGGGCCACATCGCCCGGCTGATGGCGCCGTTTTCCATCAGCGACGAAGAGGCCTCCATCACGGCCATGTCACAGCGCCTGGGGTGGTTGCTGGTGCTCTACCACTTCCCGGATGAAGCCGCTCAGATCAAGCGCTTGATGCAGCCAGGCCCGCCAGCGGACGAGGACAGCACCACGCCCACGCCGGGCATGGGCATCGAGGCGGCGGCCAGTGCCGTACTGGGTGTGAACCTGGATGACTTGTCCATCTCGGTGATGAAACATTGGGGCATGCACGAGCGCTTGTTGCACGCCTGCAGGCCGCTGAGCCGCAGCACGCCGGTGCGCACGCCCACGACACCAGAAGACACCTTGCGCGTGGTGGCCAGCCTGGCCAATGAGATGGTCCAGACCTTGTCACTGGAGCCGCAGAAATCGGCCCAGTCCATGCACCAGGTCTACGTGCGTTACGCCCGCGCACTGGGCCTGACGGCCAAGGAGTGCACCCTCACGCTGGAGCACGCCACGCGCCTGGTGGACAGCGCAGCCCTCAGGTCCGCGAAGGTGGTCAGCCCAGCTTGA
- a CDS encoding exodeoxyribonuclease V subunit beta, with product MSQAAYEVNGEVVPADLFYQVACDPHRSVVVEACAGAGKTWMLVSRILRALLDGVPPNQILAITFTKKAAGEMRERLHGWLRDFAQTTDAQREMELRIRGVAPSQIAEMAPRLQQLYARWLEEGRGVDIHTIHGWFSRLVKAAPLDILNELNLPPELNLVEDTSEHWPEVWGRLLRRLDAQTPSRKNGDEAGPEYLAFMAVVREVGRFNAEAWLHTALDNRLELTLADQGERLAGGVACAADWSAQWSGLAHPCEALARQSVLDQFWSLARQLATAKGAKAQKAGVAIEQALGLADVESQAQALAKALLTDKGEPRKQLGDMADLAWAQSWLIDLQQAMVQQEAHVLHEHMVSLSRLLFDEYARFKAERGLADMVDLELAAARLLGDPILSGWIQERLDSQVRQLLMDEFQDTSPLQWQTLKSWLSAYAGAGGGHSGRQPISVFLVGDPKQSIYRFRRADPRVFSAAKTFVLEALDGDLLACDHTRRNAPGIIDALNLVMGQACAEGRFPGFRTHTTASEDAARIRVLPSVMRTTATKAEPDEAWRDSLLMPREQAHTTIKEVEAEQVAQAITAMVRQEGLAPSEIFVLGRKRATLAMVAQALDEHGVPHIAPEDTRLIDTPEVRDLVAVLDALVSPHHDLALAHALKSPLFGATDGQLLQLAAVVKQSQGKTSWWDGLLRIATQADCPQALVRAATLLPAWSELTRVAPPHDLLERIVTEGDYRARVLACVPASRRVQALFHVDALLSQSLEMDAGRDATPYRWVRALKRLPLNLPPRSQADAVQLLTIHGAKGLEAKVVFMVDTDPEPARKDSYALMVDWPESDERPRRCAFIRSQSNPPPSLAASLDEDREADQREELNALYVALTRAREQLVFSRTQPRGQGADSWWQRLASSGAIDPEQVWQVALPEAAVQNDEVAAETPVLLSTLPALAPRPGQDEIKPAAAAEKSSTQQLLGQVVHRVLEWLTPLPVKQRTPERIERAVLAASKALLLEAEHHGAARHLVQTILSAPALQPWLDPARLAWAGNEVALHDQGQVLRIDRLVAVDTDAGRQWWVLDYKLQHRPQALEAYRAQMSRYVAAVSALQAGERVRAAFITGAGEWVPLD from the coding sequence ATGAGCCAGGCCGCATACGAAGTCAATGGCGAGGTCGTACCGGCCGACCTGTTCTACCAGGTGGCGTGTGATCCGCATCGCAGTGTGGTGGTCGAGGCCTGTGCGGGCGCCGGCAAGACGTGGATGCTGGTGTCGCGCATCTTGCGGGCCCTGCTCGATGGCGTGCCGCCCAATCAGATCCTGGCCATCACGTTCACGAAGAAGGCCGCGGGCGAGATGCGCGAGCGTCTGCATGGCTGGTTGCGGGACTTCGCGCAAACCACGGATGCACAGCGCGAGATGGAGTTACGCATCCGCGGGGTGGCGCCTTCGCAGATTGCCGAGATGGCACCGCGCTTGCAGCAACTGTATGCACGCTGGCTGGAAGAGGGGCGGGGCGTGGACATCCACACCATCCACGGCTGGTTTTCGCGCCTGGTGAAGGCCGCGCCGCTGGACATCCTCAATGAGCTGAACCTGCCGCCCGAGCTCAACCTGGTCGAAGACACCAGCGAGCATTGGCCCGAGGTGTGGGGGCGTTTGCTGCGCCGGCTGGATGCACAGACGCCATCACGCAAGAACGGTGACGAGGCCGGGCCAGAGTACCTGGCCTTCATGGCCGTGGTGCGCGAGGTGGGGCGCTTCAATGCCGAGGCCTGGCTGCACACGGCGCTGGACAACCGGCTGGAGTTGACGCTGGCTGATCAAGGCGAGCGGCTTGCCGGTGGCGTGGCTTGCGCGGCGGACTGGTCGGCGCAGTGGTCCGGGTTGGCGCACCCGTGTGAGGCCCTGGCGCGCCAGAGTGTGCTGGATCAGTTCTGGTCACTGGCGCGGCAATTGGCTACCGCCAAAGGGGCCAAGGCGCAAAAGGCCGGTGTGGCCATCGAGCAGGCGCTGGGCCTGGCGGATGTCGAGTCGCAGGCGCAGGCCTTGGCCAAGGCGCTGTTGACGGACAAGGGTGAGCCGCGCAAGCAGCTGGGTGACATGGCCGACCTGGCCTGGGCGCAGTCCTGGTTGATCGACTTGCAGCAGGCCATGGTGCAGCAAGAGGCACACGTGCTGCATGAGCACATGGTGAGCCTGTCGCGCCTGCTGTTTGACGAGTACGCGCGCTTCAAGGCCGAACGCGGGCTGGCCGACATGGTGGACCTGGAGCTGGCGGCAGCCCGGTTGTTGGGGGATCCCATCTTGTCGGGCTGGATCCAGGAGCGCCTGGACAGCCAGGTCCGGCAATTGTTGATGGACGAATTCCAGGACACCAGCCCCTTGCAATGGCAGACCTTGAAATCCTGGTTGTCGGCCTATGCCGGGGCCGGTGGCGGGCACAGCGGTCGCCAGCCCATCAGCGTCTTCCTGGTGGGGGACCCCAAGCAGAGCATCTACCGCTTCCGCCGGGCAGACCCTCGCGTCTTCAGCGCGGCCAAGACCTTTGTGCTGGAGGCGCTGGACGGCGATCTTCTGGCTTGCGATCACACGCGCCGCAATGCGCCAGGCATCATCGACGCCCTCAATCTGGTGATGGGACAGGCTTGCGCCGAGGGCCGCTTCCCTGGCTTCCGCACGCACACCACGGCTTCCGAAGATGCCGCACGCATCCGGGTGTTGCCATCGGTGATGCGCACAACGGCCACCAAGGCCGAGCCCGATGAGGCCTGGCGCGACAGCCTGCTGATGCCACGCGAACAGGCGCACACGACGATCAAGGAGGTCGAGGCCGAGCAGGTGGCGCAGGCCATCACCGCGATGGTGCGGCAGGAAGGCCTGGCGCCCTCCGAGATTTTTGTGCTGGGCCGCAAGCGGGCCACGCTGGCCATGGTGGCGCAGGCGCTGGACGAGCATGGCGTGCCGCACATTGCGCCCGAGGACACGCGCCTGATCGACACGCCCGAGGTGCGGGATCTGGTCGCCGTGCTGGATGCGCTGGTGTCGCCACACCACGATCTGGCGCTGGCCCACGCCTTGAAGAGCCCGCTGTTTGGCGCCACGGATGGCCAGCTGCTGCAACTGGCGGCTGTGGTGAAGCAGTCGCAAGGCAAGACTTCATGGTGGGATGGTTTGCTGCGCATCGCCACGCAGGCTGATTGCCCGCAGGCGTTGGTGCGTGCGGCCACCTTGTTGCCGGCGTGGTCAGAACTCACCCGCGTGGCGCCGCCGCACGACCTGCTGGAACGCATCGTGACGGAGGGTGACTACCGCGCCCGTGTGCTGGCCTGTGTGCCAGCCAGCCGCCGTGTGCAGGCCTTGTTTCATGTGGACGCGCTCTTGTCGCAGAGCCTGGAGATGGACGCTGGCCGGGATGCCACGCCTTACCGCTGGGTGCGTGCGCTCAAGCGCTTGCCCTTGAACCTGCCACCACGTTCGCAGGCCGATGCCGTGCAACTCCTGACCATCCACGGCGCCAAGGGCCTGGAGGCCAAGGTGGTCTTCATGGTGGACACGGACCCGGAGCCCGCACGCAAGGACAGCTATGCCCTGATGGTGGACTGGCCCGAAAGCGACGAGCGGCCCAGGCGCTGTGCCTTCATCCGTTCGCAGAGCAACCCGCCACCCAGCCTGGCTGCCAGCCTGGATGAAGACCGTGAGGCGGATCAGCGTGAAGAGCTGAATGCCTTGTATGTGGCGCTCACCCGGGCGCGGGAGCAACTGGTGTTCAGCCGCACGCAGCCCAGAGGGCAGGGCGCGGACAGCTGGTGGCAGCGGCTGGCCAGCAGCGGCGCGATCGACCCCGAGCAGGTCTGGCAGGTGGCGTTGCCTGAAGCTGCGGTTCAGAACGATGAGGTTGCGGCCGAGACACCGGTGCTTTTGTCGACCTTGCCGGCACTGGCTCCGCGGCCGGGTCAGGATGAAATCAAGCCGGCGGCAGCTGCAGAGAAAAGCAGCACCCAGCAGCTGCTGGGGCAAGTGGTTCACCGGGTGCTGGAATGGCTCACGCCTTTGCCCGTCAAACAACGCACGCCGGAGCGCATCGAGCGCGCGGTACTGGCCGCCAGCAAGGCCTTGTTGCTGGAAGCCGAACACCATGGCGCCGCCCGGCACCTGGTCCAGACGATCTTGAGCGCGCCAGCCTTGCAACCCTGGCTCGACCCCGCCCGCCTGGCCTGGGCCGGCAACGAGGTGGCCCTGCACGACCAGGGCCAGGTGTTGCGCATCGACCGGCTGGTGGCCGTCGACACGGATGCCGGCCGTCAATGGTGGGTGCTGGACTACAAGCTGCAGCACCGCCCACAGGCGCTGGAGGCCTACCGCGCCCAGATGAGCCGCTACGTGGCCGCCGTGTCTGCCTTGCAGGCTGGGGAGCGCGTACGGGCCGCGTTCATCACCGGGGCGGGTGAGTGGGTGCCCCTGGATTGA